Proteins encoded in a region of the Phocoena phocoena chromosome X, mPhoPho1.1, whole genome shotgun sequence genome:
- the LOC136142090 gene encoding CXXC-type zinc finger protein 1-like, with the protein MKREEARSVQRSFKKQIGETCQHFSSLQPWMNDTEDFPFLDSALQKQAMDTKKRKNLKKKVEWKKEKQQKLMEKSEDPEQSDAEHPASLRQCLGPGCVHPTRPGSKYCSDDCGMKLAADRIYAILPKRIQQWQKSPCVAEEHGKKMLERIHREQQDTHTRLKDIECHFHELEAIIQRGKQQPVCKDEESDKRGRNSVNLQIFCVSCGQPIKMQVALRHMEHCFAKYERKSPFTSMYPTRIEGATRLFCDVYDPWSKSYCKRLQVLCPEHSKDPKVLDEEVCGCPLVKNVFEPTDNFCCLPKRLCSHHYCWEKLRRAEVDLERVRMLLKLEELVEQEHKVRTAMKNRAGLLALMLHQTIQHDPLTTDLRSRVDS; encoded by the exons ATGAAGAGAGAGGAGGCACGGAGTGTCCAGCGATCATTTAAGAAACAAATTGGGGAGACCTGTCAGCATTTTTCTAGCCTACAGCCCTGGATGAATGACACTGAGGACTTCCCATTCCTAGATTCTGCACTGCAGAAGCAGGCAATGGATacgaagaaaaggaagaatttgaagaaaaaagtggAGTGGAAG aaggagaagcagCAGAAACTCATGGAAAAGTCAGAAGACCCAGAGCAGTCAGATGCCGAGCACCCAGCCTCACTGCGGCAGTGCCTGGGACCTGGCTGTGTGCACCCCACCCGGCCAGGCTCCAAGTACTGCTCGGACGACTGTGGCATGAAGCTGGCAGCTGA CCGCATCTATGCGATCCTGCCCAAGCGCATCCAGCAGTGGCAGAAGAGCCCTTGCGTTGCTGAGGAGCATGGCAAGAAAATGCTCGAGCGCATCCACCGTGAACAGCAGGACACCCACACCCGCCTGAAGGACATAGAGTGCCATTTCCATGAACTTGAGGCCATCATTCAGCGTGGCAAGCAGCAGCCTGTGTGCAAAGATGAAGAG AGTGACAAACGTGGCAGGAACAGCGTCAACCTGCAGATCTTCTGTGTCTCCTGCGGGCAACCCATCAAAATGCAGGTTGCCCTGCGCCACATGGAGCACTGCTTCGCCAAG TATGAGCGCAAATCGCCCTTCACGTCCATGTACCCCACTCGCATTGAGGG AGCCACAAGGCTCTTCTGTGATGTTTACGACCCATGGAGTAAGAGCTACTGTAAGCGACTCCAGGTGCTATGCCCTGAGCACTCGAAGGACCCCAAG GTACTGGATGAAGAAGTGTGCGGTTGCCCACTAGTGAAAAACGTCTTTGAGCCCACCGATAATTTCTGTTGCCTCCCCAAACGCTTGTGCAGTCACCACTACTGCTGGGAGAAGCTGAGACGTGCCGAGGTGGACCTAGAGCGCGTGCGCATG TTGCTCAAGCTGGAAGAGCTGGTTGAGCAGGAGCACAAGGTGCGCACAGCCATGAAGAATCGGGCAGGGCTGCTGGCCCTGATGCTTCATCAGACAATCCAGCATGACCCGCTCACCACTGACCTACGCTCCAGAGTAGACAGCTGA